A genome region from Candidatus Saganbacteria bacterium includes the following:
- a CDS encoding glycosyltransferase family 39 protein → MANFVQWFAMIGSIIAVTLLVKLMKGGIKAQIISGFVVSTIPMGIMQSTSTQTDYLTAFWLLCLALFVVRSNHENGPLNVIGAGVALGLAVLTKPTACFFAAPFVLWLFVIWFRRDMKNSWKTFLLVFLTAVLLNSGFFLRNVALFHAPFGPHDDYTQSEIHSPRNIASNIVKYFSLNLNTPSSAVNRLIYTAIADLHHLSKVDINDRRTSAFANYSVETYIPHEDLVGNPMHLLLIIICGLALFSKNISRGNKELLYYFSSVAAGFLLFFVFIKYQPWLNRLMLPVFLLFSPITGIAMKRIFSRAALILFLLILFFVAVPPLVFNIKKPLAIPPFVPDRYKYSLFTRSRQYFYFAAKPETYQCYKKIAETIKRRNYSQIGMEEFSKEYEYPLWIVLEGNGRKFRMEHVGVTNISRSIPADFTPSVIICIGSDPKISQKYAKKFKYREVIGYDSFGSLVMLYGQ, encoded by the coding sequence TTGGCCAATTTTGTCCAGTGGTTTGCAATGATAGGAAGCATTATCGCAGTTACTCTGCTTGTTAAATTAATGAAGGGCGGCATAAAAGCTCAGATAATTTCCGGTTTTGTCGTGTCCACGATACCAATGGGTATTATGCAGTCCACCAGCACCCAAACCGATTATCTGACCGCTTTCTGGCTTTTATGCCTGGCATTATTTGTTGTCAGATCGAACCATGAAAACGGTCCTCTGAATGTTATCGGCGCGGGAGTTGCTTTAGGCCTGGCGGTGCTTACTAAGCCAACGGCCTGCTTTTTTGCCGCGCCTTTTGTTCTATGGTTGTTTGTCATTTGGTTCAGGAGGGACATGAAGAATTCCTGGAAGACATTTTTACTTGTATTTTTGACCGCGGTATTATTAAACTCAGGTTTCTTTTTGAGGAATGTGGCGCTTTTTCACGCTCCTTTCGGGCCTCATGATGACTATACTCAGAGCGAGATACACTCGCCTCGCAATATAGCGTCAAATATTGTGAAGTATTTTTCTTTGAATTTGAACACCCCTTCCAGTGCGGTAAACAGGCTGATCTATACGGCCATCGCTGATCTTCATCACTTATCTAAAGTTGATATCAATGACCGGAGGACTTCAGCATTTGCAAACTATTCAGTTGAAACCTACATTCCCCATGAGGATCTTGTGGGTAATCCCATGCATTTATTATTGATCATTATTTGCGGGTTGGCTCTTTTCAGTAAAAATATCAGCAGGGGAAATAAAGAATTGCTGTATTATTTTTCTTCGGTAGCCGCGGGTTTTTTGCTGTTTTTTGTGTTCATCAAATACCAGCCGTGGCTTAACCGTTTGATGCTGCCTGTTTTTCTATTGTTCTCCCCGATTACGGGAATAGCAATGAAAAGGATATTTTCCAGAGCGGCCCTGATATTATTTCTACTGATTTTATTTTTTGTGGCAGTCCCGCCGTTAGTGTTCAATATTAAAAAACCTTTGGCAATCCCTCCGTTCGTGCCTGACAGATATAAATATTCGCTTTTTACCCGGTCAAGGCAATATTTTTATTTTGCCGCCAAGCCGGAAACATATCAATGCTATAAGAAGATCGCTGAGACAATTAAAAGGCGCAACTATTCGCAGATCGGAATGGAAGAGTTTAGCAAGGAATATGAATATCCGTTGTGGATCGTTCTTGAGGGCAACGGCAGAAAATTCCGCATGGAACATGTGGGGGTCACGAATATTTCAAGATCTATCCCCGCTGATTTTACGCCTTCTGTAATTATATGTATCGGATCAGACCCGAAAATCTCTCAAAAATATGCAAAAAAGTTTAAATATAGAGAAGTAATCGGCTATGACAGCTTTGGTTCGCTGGTTATGCTGTACGGTCAATAG
- a CDS encoding glycosyltransferase family 2 protein, with protein MTDERKEQTDLPEHNRETGLSLSVLMPVYNEKSTISECIARVFAVKSPYISRIEVITVDDGSTDGTRDILRELQKKHPGQLIYIEHERNQGKGAAIRTAIDRAGNDICIIQDADLEYDPNDYHKIMAPFVKENADAVFGSRFLTGDYKRLLNYRHAVINRFLTFLTNVVTNINFTDMETCYKAVRTELLKSIPIRANCFDLEPEISIKLAKRGAHIFEVPISYSGRTSAEGKKIGWKDGLMALRTLLKYSFVNDSSKNGPKAGKKT; from the coding sequence ATGACCGATGAAAGAAAGGAACAAACTGATTTGCCGGAACATAACAGAGAAACCGGTCTTTCGCTTTCAGTGTTGATGCCGGTATACAATGAAAAATCCACGATATCAGAATGTATCGCAAGAGTATTTGCGGTCAAGAGCCCTTATATCTCCAGGATCGAGGTCATTACGGTTGACGACGGATCTACCGATGGTACGAGAGATATTTTGCGCGAACTTCAAAAAAAGCACCCCGGGCAATTGATCTATATTGAGCATGAAAGAAATCAAGGAAAAGGCGCGGCGATCCGGACTGCCATTGACAGGGCAGGGAATGATATCTGCATTATTCAGGATGCGGACCTGGAATATGACCCTAATGATTATCACAAGATAATGGCCCCTTTTGTCAAAGAAAATGCCGATGCGGTTTTTGGCTCCAGGTTCTTAACCGGGGATTATAAACGCCTTCTGAATTACAGGCACGCGGTCATAAACCGTTTTTTAACTTTTCTGACCAATGTCGTGACAAATATCAATTTTACGGATATGGAAACATGCTATAAAGCTGTACGCACCGAACTTCTAAAATCCATACCGATCAGAGCAAATTGTTTCGATCTCGAACCGGAAATATCGATCAAGCTTGCCAAAAGAGGCGCACATATATTCGAGGTGCCCATAAGTTACAGCGGACGGACAAGCGCGGAGGGTAAAAAGATCGGCTGGAAAGACGGTCTTATGGCGCTGAGAACACTGCTTAAATACAGTTTTGTGAATGACAGCAGCAAGAACGGCCCTAAAGCGGGTAAAAAGACATAA
- a CDS encoding UDP-glucose/GDP-mannose dehydrogenase family protein, translated as MRICVIGVGYVGLVTAACLADLGNEVVCVDSNKKKISALKKGRVPFYEPGLKELVVHNLKNKRLAFTGDLTLTVNKAEIIFIAVGTPPKATGEADVTAVIQVTKGIARAIKSKGIKVRKSSLGYKLIVNKSTVPVGMGDLVTETLLKYGIPKKSFAVVSNPEFLREGSALSDFRSPDRLVIGASNNKAFNLITDLYRPLNAHIIFTSIKNAELIKYASNAFLATKISFINEMANICERLGADIIEVAFGMGLDKRIGRGFLNAGVGFGGSCFPKDISALIHLAKSHGYEPVILKSTNEFNRSQREAFVSKVEKKLKGLKNKTIGVLGLSFKPQTDDLRDAPSLDIIAGLRGKGAKVKVYDPIAMNAAKNILREVTFCKNAYQAAEGSHALLIITEWDEFKELDLSRIKTSMKMPVLIDGRNIYDPRRMREMGFQYTGTGR; from the coding sequence GTGAGAATATGTGTGATCGGAGTCGGTTATGTGGGATTGGTGACCGCCGCATGTCTGGCGGACCTGGGCAATGAAGTAGTATGTGTCGACAGCAACAAAAAGAAGATAAGCGCTTTAAAAAAAGGCAGAGTCCCGTTTTATGAGCCGGGGCTGAAAGAATTGGTCGTTCATAATTTAAAAAATAAAAGACTCGCATTTACGGGCGATCTGACGCTCACGGTGAATAAAGCGGAGATAATATTTATCGCGGTCGGTACACCGCCAAAAGCCACGGGTGAAGCGGATGTGACGGCCGTTATCCAGGTGACAAAAGGTATTGCGCGGGCCATAAAAAGCAAAGGCATAAAAGTCCGCAAAAGCAGCCTGGGCTATAAACTTATTGTGAATAAAAGCACTGTCCCTGTCGGGATGGGGGACCTGGTCACAGAGACGCTCTTAAAATACGGTATTCCGAAAAAAAGTTTCGCAGTCGTCTCAAACCCGGAATTCCTGCGCGAAGGCTCAGCGCTTTCAGATTTCCGGTCGCCCGACCGTTTAGTGATCGGAGCCTCCAATAATAAAGCTTTCAATTTGATCACCGATCTTTACCGCCCTTTGAACGCGCATATCATTTTTACCAGTATTAAGAACGCGGAGCTTATAAAATATGCTTCGAACGCGTTCCTTGCAACAAAGATATCTTTTATCAATGAAATGGCGAATATCTGTGAAAGGCTGGGAGCCGATATTATCGAGGTCGCATTTGGCATGGGGCTGGACAAACGGATCGGAAGAGGTTTTTTGAACGCCGGCGTCGGGTTCGGAGGCTCATGCTTTCCTAAAGATATTTCCGCATTGATACATCTTGCCAAGAGCCATGGTTATGAGCCGGTTATACTGAAGTCCACTAACGAATTTAACCGCAGCCAGAGAGAAGCCTTTGTCAGTAAGGTTGAAAAAAAATTGAAGGGCCTGAAAAATAAAACAATTGGTGTTTTGGGCTTATCGTTTAAACCGCAGACAGACGATCTGAGGGATGCCCCCTCCCTTGATATTATTGCCGGACTGCGGGGAAAGGGGGCCAAGGTCAAAGTTTATGATCCGATAGCCATGAACGCGGCAAAAAATATTCTGCGCGAGGTAACATTCTGCAAAAATGCCTATCAGGCTGCCGAGGGAAGCCACGCCCTGCTTATTATAACCGAATGGGACGAGTTCAAGGAACTGGACCTTAGCAGGATAAAAACTTCGATGAAAATGCCGGTCCTTATCGACGGAAGAAATATTTATGACCCCCGGCGCATGAGGGAGATGGGCTTTCAATATACAGGCACAGGAAGATGA
- a CDS encoding SDR family oxidoreductase: MTRFLLTGGAGFIGSHLSDFLLQQGHHVICIDNLITGDPANIEHNIKNERFSFIRQDICRQIKIDGCIDCVLHFASPASPIDYLKIPLETMRAGSIGTFNTLDLAQQKNAKYLFASTSEIYGDPLEHPQTESYFGNVNSVGPRAVYDEAKRFSEALTMAYHRAHNVDTRIIRIFNTYGPRMRKADGRVIPNFINQALSDEPLTVYGEGKQTRSFCYVSDLVAGIYKLVNSAVHEPVNMGNPNETTVIDAAKKIIKLTGSKSKIVYCPMPVDDPKVRRPDISRAVKELGWQPAVDFEEGLIKTIKWFK, from the coding sequence ATGACAAGATTTTTGCTGACCGGCGGGGCCGGATTTATCGGGTCGCATCTGTCCGATTTTCTCCTGCAGCAAGGCCATCATGTTATTTGCATTGACAATCTTATTACCGGCGACCCGGCGAATATAGAGCACAACATTAAAAATGAGCGTTTTAGTTTCATCCGGCAGGATATCTGCCGGCAGATCAAGATAGACGGTTGTATAGACTGCGTACTTCATTTTGCCTCGCCGGCAAGCCCCATAGATTATTTAAAGATCCCTCTTGAGACAATGCGGGCAGGCTCGATCGGCACATTTAATACTTTGGATCTCGCGCAACAAAAGAACGCGAAATATCTTTTTGCGTCAACTTCTGAGATATACGGGGACCCGTTGGAACATCCGCAAACCGAGAGTTACTTTGGGAATGTCAATTCGGTCGGTCCCCGGGCAGTTTACGATGAGGCGAAAAGATTTTCCGAAGCGCTGACGATGGCTTATCACCGCGCCCATAATGTGGACACCCGGATCATCCGTATCTTTAACACTTACGGGCCGCGTATGCGGAAAGCGGACGGGAGGGTCATCCCCAATTTTATTAATCAGGCATTAAGTGATGAGCCGCTGACCGTCTACGGTGAAGGAAAACAGACGAGAAGCTTTTGCTATGTTTCCGATCTTGTCGCCGGGATATATAAACTGGTAAATTCGGCCGTGCATGAGCCCGTGAACATGGGAAATCCCAATGAAACCACAGTGATCGATGCGGCGAAAAAGATCATTAAACTGACAGGAAGTAAAAGCAAGATAGTTTATTGTCCGATGCCGGTCGATGACCCCAAAGTCAGGCGTCCGGATATCAGCAGAGCGGTGAAAGAACTGGGCTGGCAGCCGGCAGTCGATTTTGAGGAAGGCCTTATAAAAACCATCAAGTGGTTTAAATGA
- a CDS encoding glycosyltransferase family 1 protein, whose product MKQLVLDNIIFGLQRSGGISRYWQEILDRLIADDEFADLSFLEPAHAGGNIFRRKTVIPEEKKRHQLPIPSIAMQFLPVRLDAPAVFHSSYFRYAIGREVNNIVTVYDCIYERFRGSSMAAFLHKIRTRALRHADIVICISKSTANDVMKYYPYVSKDKIRVISLAAGDEFYKMKAIPDKIIINGQSIIKNSYLLYVGKRDGYKNFSVLIKAMGILKKKDLSLPCVFVVGGERQLLSKHTSLIKEHGVGDKVIRTSTCDAAELNLYYNCAKAYICTSLYEGFGLPVLEAFKAGCPVITANNSSLGEVAGDAALFFDAGDPDSLARQIESICNNVLADKFRKAGIERAKSFSWGNAYRETKQVYLSLL is encoded by the coding sequence ATGAAACAGCTGGTCCTGGATAATATAATATTCGGCCTGCAGAGATCGGGAGGCATAAGCAGATATTGGCAAGAGATCTTAGATCGTCTTATTGCGGACGATGAGTTTGCTGATCTTTCCTTCCTGGAACCGGCGCATGCAGGGGGCAACATATTCAGGCGGAAGACAGTTATCCCGGAAGAAAAAAAACGGCATCAATTGCCCATACCTTCAATAGCCATGCAATTCTTGCCCGTGAGATTGGATGCCCCGGCTGTTTTTCATTCCAGTTACTTCAGGTATGCTATTGGCAGAGAGGTCAATAATATAGTAACAGTATACGATTGCATCTATGAGCGGTTTAGAGGGAGCTCTATGGCAGCTTTTCTCCACAAGATAAGAACGAGAGCCCTGAGGCATGCTGACATTGTGATCTGCATTTCAAAAAGCACGGCGAATGACGTGATGAAATATTATCCGTATGTCAGCAAAGATAAGATCAGAGTCATCAGTTTGGCGGCAGGCGATGAGTTTTATAAGATGAAAGCAATTCCGGATAAAATTATTATTAACGGGCAAAGTATCATTAAGAATTCATATCTTTTGTATGTCGGAAAACGAGACGGCTATAAAAACTTTTCCGTGCTTATCAAGGCAATGGGGATATTAAAGAAAAAGGATTTGTCTTTGCCATGCGTCTTTGTTGTCGGCGGTGAACGGCAATTGCTTTCGAAACACACATCATTGATAAAAGAGCATGGTGTCGGAGATAAAGTTATCAGGACCTCCACTTGTGATGCGGCGGAATTAAATTTGTATTATAACTGCGCAAAGGCATATATTTGCACATCTTTGTATGAAGGGTTTGGGCTGCCTGTCCTGGAAGCATTTAAGGCGGGATGTCCTGTTATAACGGCAAACAATTCTTCTCTCGGGGAAGTAGCAGGGGACGCGGCACTGTTCTTTGATGCCGGGGATCCCGACAGCCTTGCCAGGCAGATCGAAAGTATATGTAATAACGTCCTAGCGGACAAATTCCGAAAAGCCGGGATTGAAAGAGCAAAATCGTTTTCCTGGGGCAATGCATACAGGGAAACAAAACAGGTTTACCTTTCACTGCTTTAG
- a CDS encoding glycosyltransferase family 2 protein — protein MKNPKISIVTVVFNNKEMIASAVDSVLSQTYRNIEYIIVDGGSTDGTAGIIKSYGKKIGKYISEPDKGIYDAMNKGIKLATGDIVGVLNSDDMFYDKFVVEDIAKTFVENDADCVYGDLVYVDRNDVNKVTRRWDSCAFKSGLFEKSWTPAHPTFYCKRELFERLGYYRLDFKIAADVDLMFRFLEIAGISSRYIPRMMVKMRDCGVSNTGLSSAITITKEMRQVFMENGRRFNLLSYLFHKALKIRQKILK, from the coding sequence ATGAAAAATCCTAAAATCTCAATAGTGACCGTAGTATTCAACAACAAAGAAATGATCGCTTCGGCTGTCGATTCGGTGCTGTCACAAACATATAGAAACATCGAATACATTATTGTTGACGGCGGCTCAACTGACGGAACTGCCGGGATAATAAAAAGTTACGGAAAAAAAATAGGAAAATATATTTCCGAGCCCGACAAAGGGATCTATGATGCCATGAATAAAGGCATTAAACTTGCCACAGGTGATATTGTCGGCGTTCTGAATTCGGATGACATGTTCTATGATAAGTTCGTTGTGGAAGATATCGCCAAGACGTTTGTGGAAAACGATGCGGATTGCGTGTACGGAGACCTTGTGTATGTCGACAGGAATGACGTCAATAAGGTGACGCGCAGATGGGATTCGTGCGCCTTCAAGAGCGGATTGTTTGAAAAAAGCTGGACGCCGGCCCATCCTACGTTCTATTGTAAAAGAGAACTCTTTGAAAGGCTGGGGTATTACAGGCTTGATTTTAAGATAGCAGCCGATGTTGATCTGATGTTCAGGTTCCTGGAGATCGCGGGGATCAGCTCGCGTTATATCCCGCGCATGATGGTGAAGATGAGGGATTGCGGCGTAAGTAACACAGGCCTGTCGAGTGCAATTACGATAACCAAAGAAATGCGTCAGGTTTTCATGGAGAACGGCAGAAGATTTAATCTTTTGAGCTATCTTTTTCATAAGGCCTTGAAGATAAGGCAGAAGATATTGAAATGA
- a CDS encoding NAD-dependent epimerase/dehydratase family protein, with protein sequence MKQVLVTGAGGFIGTQLVMEMIRQGIDPICSEKDDGARQRLADIGVKNFCRNIQDLGYLDAVIHLAGRVHQMKERSQYPEREYEKDNIGLAVDVAQKSILKGAKKIIFASTVKVYGERPGHYTEKDPSVPEEPYGASKSIAESKLTELVNSSENARLVIMRFPMVFGPGNKGNMLPLLRAASKKLFLPLGASVGKRSVLYVGNLVLALLRALEHDVAEKVSVYNIKDADVSSGELYCAITRAMGYGERLLYVPEGVFNAASAIFPAVKKFKKRLFDEFVFDDSKFIETYGWRPKFTFDESIRNTVEWFRNP encoded by the coding sequence ATGAAACAAGTTCTGGTAACAGGAGCGGGAGGATTTATCGGAACCCAGCTGGTAATGGAGATGATACGGCAGGGAATAGACCCGATATGTTCGGAAAAGGACGACGGGGCAAGGCAGAGACTTGCGGATATCGGCGTTAAGAACTTCTGCCGGAATATTCAGGACCTGGGATATTTGGATGCCGTGATCCACCTTGCCGGCAGGGTTCACCAAATGAAGGAAAGGTCGCAATATCCGGAGCGGGAATATGAAAAGGATAATATCGGCCTTGCCGTCGACGTGGCGCAAAAGTCCATACTTAAAGGCGCAAAAAAGATCATCTTTGCAAGTACCGTTAAGGTATATGGTGAAAGGCCGGGACATTATACAGAGAAGGATCCGTCCGTTCCGGAAGAACCTTACGGGGCGTCGAAATCGATCGCCGAGTCAAAACTGACCGAGCTCGTGAACAGCTCTGAAAATGCCCGCCTGGTCATAATGCGATTTCCCATGGTATTCGGGCCGGGGAACAAGGGGAATATGCTCCCGCTTCTTCGGGCCGCTTCAAAAAAATTATTCCTTCCTCTGGGAGCGTCAGTGGGAAAAAGGAGCGTTCTTTATGTAGGCAATCTTGTCTTGGCCCTGTTGCGGGCCCTGGAGCATGACGTTGCGGAGAAGGTCAGTGTATACAATATAAAAGATGCGGACGTTTCGTCCGGCGAGCTTTACTGCGCGATAACCAGGGCGATGGGTTATGGTGAAAGATTATTGTACGTTCCGGAAGGCGTATTTAATGCAGCATCCGCCATATTTCCTGCGGTAAAGAAATTCAAAAAAAGGCTTTTCGATGAGTTCGTCTTTGATGACAGCAAATTCATAGAAACATACGGCTGGCGGCCAAAATTCACCTTTGATGAGTCGATAAGAAATACTGTTGAATGGTTCCGCAACCCATGA
- a CDS encoding GDP-mannose 4,6-dehydratase, producing MKVLITGITGFVGSHLAEHLLAEGMEVFGAARWRSSKDNIENIKDKIKLLECDINDAFSVKQMLIDIKPDQVYHLAGQSSVAASWNSPAETINTNVIGQINILEAVRMLKPDTQLHIAGSSEEYGLVTEKDIPINEDVQLRPLSPYSVSKVAQDLLGYQYFKSYGMKIIRTRAFNHTGPRHSDIFVTSNFARQIALIEKGRQEPVVKAGNLEARRDYTDVRDIAKAYRLALQKGDMGEVYNICSGKAVSIRKMLDILLSFSTKKITVETDPSRLRPSDIPVMQGDCAKFVSKTGWLPSIPLEKTLKDTFDYWIGEIERQHI from the coding sequence ATGAAAGTACTTATCACAGGAATCACGGGTTTTGTCGGCAGTCATCTGGCCGAACATCTCCTGGCTGAAGGAATGGAGGTTTTTGGGGCGGCAAGGTGGCGGAGCAGCAAAGACAATATCGAGAATATAAAGGATAAGATCAAACTCCTTGAATGCGACATAAACGATGCGTTTTCCGTAAAGCAGATGCTAATAGATATTAAGCCAGACCAGGTTTATCATCTGGCGGGGCAGAGCTCGGTAGCGGCTTCTTGGAACAGCCCGGCAGAAACAATAAATACTAATGTAATAGGTCAGATAAATATTCTGGAAGCGGTCCGCATGTTAAAGCCGGACACGCAGCTCCATATTGCCGGAAGCAGTGAGGAATACGGCCTTGTAACGGAAAAAGATATCCCCATAAATGAAGACGTTCAGCTCAGGCCTCTTTCGCCGTATTCGGTCAGTAAAGTCGCCCAGGACCTTTTGGGCTACCAGTATTTTAAGAGTTATGGCATGAAGATCATCCGGACCAGGGCGTTTAACCATACGGGGCCCAGGCATTCGGATATTTTTGTGACCTCTAATTTTGCCAGGCAGATCGCCCTGATAGAAAAAGGCAGACAAGAGCCGGTAGTAAAAGCAGGCAACCTTGAGGCGCGAAGAGATTATACTGATGTAAGAGATATTGCAAAAGCGTACCGGCTCGCCCTGCAAAAGGGGGACATGGGGGAAGTATATAATATATGTTCGGGAAAGGCCGTCAGCATCAGGAAAATGCTTGATATTCTTCTGTCTTTCAGCACGAAAAAGATCACCGTTGAAACGGACCCTTCAAGGCTGAGGCCATCGGATATTCCCGTCATGCAGGGGGACTGCGCAAAATTCGTCTCAAAAACCGGCTGGTTGCCTTCGATCCCTCTTGAAAAAACGTTAAAAGACACATTTGATTATTGGATCGGTGAGATAGAAAGGCAACATATATGA
- the gmd gene encoding GDP-mannose 4,6-dehydratase: MKKALITGITGQDGSYLAELLLEKGYEVHGTLRRSSSFNTERIDHIFDKIKTYHSDLTDSSSLNRLIENTQPDEIYNLGAQSHVKVSFEVPEYTAETDAIGTLRLLDAIRETKIKTRFYQASTSEMFGGLPETVPQNEKTPFHPRSPYGVAKLYAHWITVNYREAYGLFSCSGISFNHESPRRGKTFITRKISIGAAKIKLGLSDKIKLGNLDAKRDWGYAPDYVKAMHLMLQAKVPDDYVVATGQSHSVREFCEKAFLETGVELEWKGKGTDEKGLDKKTGKILIEIDPRYFRPAEVEYLQGDPSKAKSKLGWSPEVTFDELVKIMVREDLKQLKG, translated from the coding sequence ATGAAAAAAGCGCTGATAACGGGAATAACAGGGCAGGACGGGTCGTATCTCGCGGAACTTCTTTTGGAAAAAGGGTATGAAGTCCACGGAACGCTAAGAAGGTCCTCGAGTTTTAATACCGAAAGAATAGATCATATATTCGACAAGATAAAGACCTACCACAGCGATCTGACGGATTCTTCAAGCCTGAACCGCCTTATAGAAAATACCCAGCCGGATGAAATTTACAATTTGGGCGCGCAGTCGCATGTTAAAGTGTCTTTTGAAGTGCCGGAATATACTGCAGAGACAGATGCTATCGGCACTTTGCGCCTTTTGGACGCGATCAGAGAAACAAAGATAAAAACAAGGTTTTATCAGGCTTCCACCAGCGAGATGTTCGGCGGCCTGCCTGAAACTGTTCCTCAGAACGAAAAAACACCTTTTCACCCGAGAAGCCCTTACGGCGTGGCCAAGCTTTACGCTCACTGGATAACGGTCAATTACAGGGAGGCGTACGGTCTTTTTTCATGCAGCGGAATATCGTTCAACCATGAGTCCCCGAGAAGAGGCAAAACTTTTATCACGAGAAAGATCTCCATCGGGGCGGCAAAGATAAAGCTGGGCCTCTCGGACAAGATAAAGCTCGGCAATCTTGACGCGAAAAGAGACTGGGGATACGCGCCTGATTATGTTAAGGCCATGCACTTGATGCTTCAGGCAAAAGTGCCGGATGATTATGTTGTCGCAACGGGGCAGTCGCACAGTGTGAGGGAGTTTTGCGAAAAAGCATTTCTTGAGACAGGCGTTGAACTTGAGTGGAAGGGCAAGGGGACCGACGAAAAGGGGCTTGACAAGAAAACAGGTAAAATCTTGATCGAGATAGATCCGCGCTATTTCAGGCCGGCGGAAGTCGAATACTTGCAGGGGGACCCTTCAAAAGCGAAGTCGAAACTGGGATGGAGCCCTGAAGTGACTTTTGATGAGCTTGTAAAAATA